In Paralcaligenes sp. KSB-10, the following are encoded in one genomic region:
- the msrB gene encoding peptide-methionine (R)-S-oxide reductase MsrB codes for MNKVRKTDAEWRAQLSPEEYQVARQKSTERPFTGRYWDTTEPGIYRCVGCGTPLFASDTKFDAGCGWPSYFAALDPAAVREERDTTLGMVRTEILCNICDSHLGHVFPDGPPPTGLRYCLNSLSLKFEPAE; via the coding sequence ATGAACAAAGTACGCAAAACCGACGCCGAATGGCGTGCGCAGCTAAGCCCCGAAGAATACCAGGTGGCCCGCCAGAAAAGTACAGAGCGTCCTTTCACCGGAAGGTATTGGGATACGACCGAGCCCGGAATATACCGTTGCGTGGGCTGCGGCACCCCCCTGTTCGCCTCCGACACGAAATTCGACGCGGGCTGCGGCTGGCCCAGCTATTTCGCGGCACTGGATCCGGCCGCGGTGCGCGAAGAACGCGACACCACCCTGGGCATGGTGCGCACCGAAATCCTGTGCAATATATGCGATTCGCACCTGGGCCACGTTTTCCCCGACGGCCCCCCGCCCACCGGCCTGCGCTATTGCCTCAATTCACTGTCTCTCAAGTTTGAACCTGCCGAATGA
- a CDS encoding septation protein A — translation MKKFLFDLFPLILFFLAFKFADIFTATAVAIAAGIAQFIWLKVTGKTIEATHWINLSVILVFGGATLFFHNDVFIRWKPTVLYWLFGGILLVGKWVFKRNLIRKVLGTQIDMPEAIWDRLNLSWAGFFAASGALNLYVAFSGRFTESQWVNFKVFGLMALLLVFVIAQSLWLSRYMKEELTQAQALPGPGEPKEPG, via the coding sequence ATGAAGAAATTCCTGTTTGACCTGTTCCCGCTGATCCTGTTTTTCCTGGCGTTCAAGTTTGCCGATATCTTCACCGCAACCGCCGTCGCCATCGCGGCCGGAATAGCCCAATTCATCTGGCTCAAAGTCACCGGCAAAACCATTGAAGCCACTCACTGGATCAACTTGTCCGTGATCCTGGTATTTGGCGGCGCCACCCTGTTCTTCCATAACGATGTCTTCATCCGCTGGAAGCCTACCGTGCTGTACTGGCTGTTCGGGGGCATCCTGCTGGTGGGGAAATGGGTATTCAAACGCAATCTGATCCGCAAGGTCCTTGGCACCCAGATCGATATGCCCGAAGCCATCTGGGATAGGCTCAACCTGAGCTGGGCCGGCTTTTTCGCGGCATCGGGCGCCCTTAACCTGTATGTGGCGTTTTCCGGCAGGTTCACCGAATCGCAATGGGTCAATTTCAAGGTATTCGGGCTCATGGCCCTGCTGCTGGTATTCGTGATTGCCCAGTCTCTCTGGCTAAGCCGGTACATGAAAGAAGAACTCACCCAGGCACAGGCGCTGCCCGGTCCCGGGGAACCAAAGGAACCGGGCTGA
- a CDS encoding BolA family transcriptional regulator: protein MSIERTELIRERLAPLEPAKLEIIDESHLHAGHEGSKGGASHYRIIISSRQFNGLALLARHRLVYDRLQDLIPYPIHALAIVASTT, encoded by the coding sequence ATGTCTATAGAACGTACGGAATTGATTCGGGAACGCCTCGCACCGCTCGAGCCCGCCAAACTCGAGATCATCGACGAATCCCACCTGCACGCCGGGCACGAGGGCAGCAAGGGGGGGGCAAGTCATTACCGGATCATTATTTCTTCCAGGCAATTTAATGGCCTGGCACTACTTGCCCGCCATCGGCTCGTGTATGATCGCCTCCAAGATTTAATCCCCTACCCCATTCATGCACTGGCAATCGTTGCCAGCACAACCTAA
- a CDS encoding peptidylprolyl isomerase — MKRLAVFAAACVIAVPVYAQNIATVNGQAITQSNLDQFVSLMVSQGAKDSPELRAQVKQEMINRLVAVQAAEKAGIDKQAAVKQELELARQSILVRALMADYVKGHPITDAQVQTEYDQIKKEQAGKEEYKLRHILVKDEKTAEDLTAKIKSKKITFDAAAKKNSIDPGSGKKGGELGWGPATNYVPEFAKAVESLKKGQMTDKPVQTQFGWHIIEVEDTRPVKFPELKDVKSQIEEMLHQQALASYQQGLLKSATVK, encoded by the coding sequence ATGAAACGACTCGCCGTATTTGCAGCAGCATGTGTTATTGCCGTTCCCGTTTATGCACAAAACATCGCCACCGTAAATGGCCAGGCCATCACACAGAGCAACCTGGATCAATTTGTTTCCCTGATGGTCAGCCAGGGCGCCAAAGACTCGCCCGAGCTGCGCGCACAGGTCAAACAGGAAATGATCAATCGCCTGGTCGCCGTACAGGCTGCCGAAAAAGCAGGCATCGACAAGCAGGCCGCGGTCAAGCAGGAACTTGAACTGGCTCGCCAGAGCATCCTGGTGCGTGCCCTTATGGCCGATTACGTTAAAGGCCATCCCATCACCGATGCCCAGGTACAAACGGAATACGACCAGATCAAGAAAGAACAGGCCGGCAAAGAAGAGTACAAGCTGCGCCACATCCTGGTCAAAGACGAGAAAACCGCCGAAGACCTGACCGCCAAAATCAAAAGCAAAAAAATCACTTTTGATGCGGCGGCCAAGAAAAACTCCATCGACCCTGGCAGTGGCAAAAAAGGCGGAGAACTCGGCTGGGGCCCGGCAACCAACTATGTACCCGAATTCGCCAAGGCTGTCGAAAGCCTGAAGAAAGGCCAAATGACCGACAAGCCGGTGCAAACTCAGTTTGGCTGGCACATCATCGAAGTGGAAGACACTCGGCCCGTGAAATTCCCCGAACTGAAAGACGTCAAGTCGCAAATCGAGGAAATGCTGCACCAGCAAGCCCTGGCCAGCTATCAGCAAGGCCTGCTGAAATCGGCCACCGTCAAATAA
- the ligA gene encoding NAD-dependent DNA ligase LigA, producing the protein MTIQQELETLRQTIAQHNRRYYVLDAPIVSDAEYDRLMAELLAIEQAHPELVIPESPSQRVGGAPLSAFTTVRHAVPMLSLGNAFAPEDVQAFDKRVSDTLRESGLLDADGLVEYVAEFKFDGLAISLRYEQGRLVQAATRGDGRTGEDVTSNIRTLRSVPLKLGGDYPDVLEVRGEVLINRKDFERLNLAQQERGEKVFVNPRNAAAGSLRQLDPRITATRPLRFFAYGWGDIQGMRRAQAQLFDGAARAATAPKATHAEMLSWFEQLGLPVNQSRQVLKGAAGLLGFYAEVGRRRVDLPFDIDGVVYKVNALEAQEVLGHVARAPRFAIAHKFPAQEETTTLLGIEVQVGRTGAITPVARLKPVFVGGVTVTNATLHNEDEVRRKDVRVGDTVIVRRAGDVIPEVVGPVPELRPAGTTLFVMPKVCPVCGSAIERPEDEAISRCTGGLFCAAQRKQSVIHAAGRKALDIEGLGEKLVDQLVDSGRIKSLADLFSLDADELAQYERMGRKSAENLVQAIGKARTPALGRLLFALGIRHVGETTARDVARHFGSMEAIMAADEDSLLTVNDVGPVVAHSILRFFAEAHNREIVQALVAAGVRPQAAEQPTGQRLSGKTLVLTGALPTWSRDDATRRILAAGGKVSGSVSKKTSYLVAGDDAGSKLVKARELGVTVIDEAGLIALLG; encoded by the coding sequence ATGACAATACAACAGGAACTCGAAACACTGCGTCAAACGATAGCGCAACATAATCGTCGTTATTATGTACTCGATGCGCCGATTGTTTCCGACGCCGAGTACGACCGCCTGATGGCCGAACTGCTCGCCATCGAGCAGGCTCATCCTGAACTGGTCATACCCGAGTCGCCGTCTCAACGGGTCGGCGGCGCACCCTTGTCCGCTTTTACGACGGTGCGGCATGCCGTGCCCATGCTTTCCCTGGGTAATGCGTTTGCGCCGGAAGACGTGCAGGCCTTCGACAAGCGAGTCAGCGATACTTTGCGCGAATCGGGCCTGCTGGATGCCGACGGACTGGTGGAGTATGTGGCGGAGTTCAAGTTCGATGGCCTGGCCATCAGCTTGCGCTACGAGCAAGGGCGCCTTGTACAGGCGGCCACTCGCGGCGACGGCCGGACTGGTGAAGATGTCACCAGCAATATCCGCACCCTGCGTTCCGTTCCACTGAAGCTGGGGGGTGATTATCCCGATGTGCTCGAAGTGCGCGGCGAAGTGCTTATCAACCGCAAGGATTTCGAACGACTGAACCTCGCGCAGCAAGAGCGCGGCGAGAAGGTTTTTGTCAATCCCCGCAATGCGGCGGCGGGGAGCCTGCGTCAACTCGATCCGCGCATTACCGCCACGCGGCCCTTGCGTTTTTTTGCCTATGGCTGGGGTGACATACAGGGCATGCGGCGCGCTCAGGCCCAACTGTTCGATGGCGCGGCGCGTGCCGCAACGGCCCCCAAGGCGACTCACGCGGAAATGCTGAGCTGGTTCGAGCAATTGGGCCTGCCCGTGAATCAGTCCAGGCAAGTGCTCAAAGGCGCCGCGGGCTTGCTCGGGTTTTACGCCGAGGTTGGCCGGCGGCGTGTCGACCTGCCCTTCGACATCGACGGAGTCGTGTACAAAGTCAACGCGCTCGAAGCCCAGGAAGTGCTTGGCCATGTGGCCCGCGCGCCGCGTTTTGCCATCGCGCATAAGTTTCCGGCCCAGGAAGAAACCACGACGTTGCTGGGCATTGAAGTGCAGGTGGGACGCACCGGGGCCATAACGCCCGTGGCGCGATTGAAGCCGGTATTCGTGGGCGGCGTGACGGTAACCAATGCCACCCTGCACAACGAAGATGAAGTGCGCCGCAAGGATGTGCGGGTGGGCGACACGGTCATTGTGCGCCGTGCCGGCGATGTGATTCCCGAAGTGGTGGGGCCGGTTCCAGAGCTGCGTCCGGCCGGGACGACCCTGTTTGTCATGCCCAAGGTCTGTCCGGTATGCGGCTCGGCCATCGAACGCCCCGAAGATGAAGCCATATCGCGCTGTACCGGTGGCTTGTTCTGCGCGGCCCAACGCAAACAGAGCGTTATTCATGCCGCGGGCCGTAAGGCCCTCGATATTGAAGGCCTGGGCGAGAAGCTGGTGGATCAACTGGTGGACAGCGGCCGCATCAAGTCGCTGGCGGATCTGTTTTCCCTTGATGCCGATGAACTGGCCCAGTACGAGCGCATGGGGCGGAAGTCGGCTGAAAATCTGGTGCAGGCCATCGGAAAAGCCCGTACCCCGGCCTTGGGGCGGCTTTTGTTTGCCCTGGGTATCCGGCATGTGGGGGAAACCACGGCTCGCGATGTGGCTCGCCATTTCGGCTCTATGGAGGCGATCATGGCCGCTGATGAAGACAGCCTGCTGACGGTCAACGACGTGGGACCCGTCGTGGCGCATTCGATCCTGCGTTTTTTTGCCGAAGCGCATAATCGCGAAATTGTCCAGGCACTGGTTGCCGCCGGGGTAAGGCCTCAGGCGGCCGAGCAGCCGACGGGTCAGCGCCTGAGCGGCAAAACCCTGGTGCTTACCGGCGCTTTGCCTACCTGGTCGCGCGACGATGCGACACGCCGCATATTGGCGGCCGGGGGCAAGGTGAGCGGCTCGGTTTCCAAAAAAACCAGCTATCTGGTGGCCGGCGACGATGCCGGCAGCAAGCTGGTCAAGGCCAGGGAGTTGGGCGTTACTGTCATCGACGAAGCAGGCCTGATCGCCTTGCTGGGCTGA
- a CDS encoding cell division protein ZipA C-terminal FtsZ-binding domain-containing protein: MSDLQIGLISLGVVLILVVVVFNWWQDRRVRQKMQEHFPETEADPLMGGAAQAAGRREPGFGLHTVNDEPVHDTPPDDEAEVDPTCEVVIDINFHQAVPSDQLYAAIQAIRRVGNKPVRIFAECDAGGHRARLRPGESYASMQLAVLLANRGGPLSDIEWSHLWTIAQSLAERFDGSVEGPEQALVMARAKQLDELCAGLDAQVGLALRLGGTKPVPQVVQVVKDAGFLVHGKQLAWMSESGVPRFTLLFDGVHADEVQSAGVDRIDLLLDLPNSPADEQAFSRMVSVGRDLSGRLHAVLVDDQGRPVAEGSDHAIDEQLLEMYRKLEQAGFPAGAERTVRVFS; encoded by the coding sequence ATGAGTGATTTGCAAATCGGACTGATCTCCCTGGGCGTGGTGCTGATCCTGGTCGTGGTGGTGTTCAACTGGTGGCAAGACCGCCGCGTCCGGCAAAAAATGCAAGAGCATTTTCCTGAAACCGAGGCGGATCCCCTGATGGGAGGAGCGGCGCAGGCCGCCGGACGCCGCGAACCGGGTTTCGGCCTGCATACAGTCAACGATGAGCCTGTCCACGACACCCCGCCCGATGACGAGGCCGAGGTCGACCCGACCTGCGAAGTCGTAATCGATATCAATTTTCATCAGGCTGTGCCCAGCGATCAGCTCTATGCGGCGATTCAGGCGATACGCAGAGTAGGCAACAAGCCCGTGCGTATTTTTGCCGAGTGCGACGCGGGCGGGCACCGGGCGCGCCTGCGCCCCGGGGAGTCCTATGCGTCCATGCAATTGGCCGTGCTGCTGGCCAATCGCGGGGGGCCTCTGAGCGATATCGAATGGTCGCACTTGTGGACGATTGCACAAAGCCTGGCCGAGCGGTTCGATGGTTCGGTGGAAGGGCCCGAACAGGCCCTGGTCATGGCGCGCGCCAAACAGCTCGACGAGCTTTGCGCGGGCCTTGATGCCCAGGTCGGCCTGGCCCTGCGTCTGGGCGGCACCAAGCCTGTTCCTCAAGTGGTTCAGGTGGTAAAGGATGCCGGGTTTTTGGTGCACGGCAAACAACTGGCCTGGATGTCCGAGTCCGGTGTACCCCGTTTTACGCTGTTGTTCGATGGCGTGCATGCCGACGAGGTTCAATCGGCCGGTGTGGACCGGATCGATTTGCTGCTCGATTTGCCCAATAGCCCGGCCGACGAGCAGGCATTCAGCCGTATGGTAAGCGTGGGCCGCGACTTGTCCGGCCGTTTGCACGCGGTGTTGGTCGACGATCAGGGGCGGCCGGTGGCCGAAGGCTCCGACCACGCCATCGACGAACAGTTGCTCGAGATGTACCGCAAGCTTGAGCAAGCAGGCTTTCCGGCCGGCGCGGAGCGCACGGTCAGGGTGTTTTCGTGA
- the smc gene encoding chromosome segregation protein SMC, whose product MRLTQIKLAGFKSFVEPTTIPTPSQLVGVVGPNGCGKSNIIDAVRWVLGESKASELRGESMQDVIFNGSGNRKPSARASVELVFDNSEGRVAGQWGTYAEIAVRRVLTRDGTSSYFVNGQQVRRRDIHDIFLGTGLGTRGYAIIGQGMINRLIEARPEELRVFLEEAAGVSRYKERRRETENRLGDTRENLTRVDDIMRELGSQLEKLETQAEVAQQYRALQEEGEQKQYALWLLKEESADADKQKKLLAIAQAQTELDAALAGLRAGESALESRRQAHYAAGDAVHAAQGLLFEAGAQVSRLEAEIRHVVDSRNRLQSRRIQLQEQIQEWGDQQTHCSEQIAQAEADLESNAVRTEEARARVDEAQEHLPEIESRVRGAAASRDEMRSVLARVEQSLALAAQTQRDADRQLQALELRHERLTQEMRELNAPDPAKLEQLAGEHRVMDEQVQEAQAQLLELEERLPELDEARGAAHAASREETQGLARLEARQAALSKLQEDVQGQGALQPWLAKHELSSLGRLWQKLQIESGWETALEAVLRERMAALEVRQLEHARAFAADAPPARLAFYQVPPAAPGPAAVSGLTPLASLLRITDPDLRTLLHDWLRDVYVGSDLHKCLSQRADLPQGGVYVVKEGHLIDCHSVRFYAPDSEQAGMLARQQEIENLQREIKARQLIADQALNAVARAETAWQQVSQAMAPARLRVAELTRRLHDVQLEHSRLQQLAQQSGERAARIREDLAEIALQQEELRAGKEEAEARFETLDVELGEHQSAFSDAEMSGEDLARQADQARQHLRELERAVQESEFAERALQTRIADLKRNLQLAADQSRRASDELEGLQGELFELDASASQAGLQEALEQRAGREEALNLARIELDNLAALLRTADEERVTLERSLEPLRARITELQLQEQAARLSLEQFAEQLDAQEVDREQLRASLADRSEEWRRPNWLQSEVQRISRQVESLGSVNLAALDELTASRERKSFLDSQYQDLQTAIETLEDAIRKIDRETRELLQETFNTVNTHFGELFPRLFGGGEARLSITGDEILDAGVQVMAQPPGKRNSTIHLLSGGEKALTATALVFALFKLNPAPFCLLDEVDAPLDDANTERYANLVSNMSEQTQFLFISHNKIAMQMAKQLVGVTMQEQGVSRIVAVDIESALQLAEV is encoded by the coding sequence GTGCGTTTGACCCAGATTAAACTTGCCGGTTTTAAATCCTTTGTCGAGCCGACAACCATTCCCACGCCCAGCCAATTGGTTGGAGTGGTGGGTCCCAACGGTTGCGGCAAGTCGAATATTATCGATGCCGTACGCTGGGTGCTGGGTGAGTCCAAGGCGTCGGAATTGCGTGGCGAATCCATGCAGGACGTCATTTTCAACGGCTCGGGCAATCGCAAGCCGTCGGCCAGAGCCTCGGTCGAGCTGGTGTTCGACAATTCCGAAGGGCGTGTGGCCGGGCAATGGGGCACTTATGCCGAAATTGCCGTACGGCGGGTCCTGACGCGCGACGGCACCAGCAGCTATTTCGTCAACGGCCAGCAGGTGCGCCGGCGCGATATCCACGACATTTTCCTGGGCACAGGGCTGGGCACCCGGGGTTACGCCATTATCGGCCAGGGCATGATCAATCGCCTGATCGAGGCGCGGCCTGAAGAATTACGGGTTTTCCTGGAAGAGGCCGCCGGCGTATCGCGTTACAAAGAGCGGCGCCGCGAAACCGAAAACCGCCTCGGCGACACTCGTGAAAACCTGACTCGCGTCGACGACATCATGCGCGAACTGGGTTCGCAGCTTGAAAAACTCGAAACTCAGGCCGAGGTGGCGCAGCAATATCGCGCTCTGCAGGAAGAGGGCGAACAGAAGCAATATGCTTTGTGGCTGCTGAAGGAAGAAAGCGCCGATGCCGACAAACAGAAGAAATTGCTGGCGATTGCGCAGGCGCAAACCGAACTCGACGCGGCGCTGGCAGGTTTGAGGGCCGGCGAGTCGGCGCTCGAATCGCGCCGCCAGGCCCACTATGCGGCCGGAGACGCCGTCCACGCGGCCCAGGGCCTGTTGTTCGAAGCGGGCGCCCAGGTCAGCCGGCTCGAGGCCGAAATACGCCATGTGGTCGATTCGCGCAATCGTCTGCAGTCGCGCCGTATACAGTTGCAGGAGCAAATCCAGGAGTGGGGCGACCAGCAGACTCATTGCTCTGAACAGATCGCCCAGGCCGAGGCCGACCTTGAATCGAATGCCGTGCGTACCGAAGAGGCTCGGGCCCGGGTCGACGAAGCACAGGAACATCTGCCTGAAATCGAGTCGCGGGTACGCGGAGCGGCGGCCTCGCGCGATGAAATGCGCAGCGTGCTGGCGCGGGTCGAGCAAAGCCTGGCCCTGGCGGCCCAGACTCAGCGCGACGCGGATCGCCAGCTGCAGGCCCTCGAGCTGCGTCACGAGCGCCTGACCCAGGAAATGCGCGAACTCAATGCCCCCGACCCGGCAAAGCTCGAGCAACTGGCGGGCGAGCACAGGGTCATGGACGAGCAGGTACAGGAAGCGCAGGCCCAATTGCTGGAGCTTGAAGAGCGTCTGCCCGAACTCGACGAAGCGCGCGGCGCGGCACATGCCGCATCCCGCGAAGAAACCCAGGGCCTGGCGCGGCTCGAGGCGCGTCAGGCGGCGCTCAGCAAATTGCAGGAAGACGTGCAGGGGCAGGGGGCGCTGCAGCCCTGGCTGGCCAAGCACGAGCTGTCCAGCCTGGGGCGCTTGTGGCAGAAGCTGCAAATTGAATCGGGCTGGGAAACGGCGCTTGAAGCTGTGCTGCGCGAGCGCATGGCCGCGCTCGAAGTGCGCCAGCTCGAGCATGCGCGGGCGTTTGCCGCCGATGCGCCGCCGGCGCGCCTGGCGTTTTACCAAGTGCCGCCCGCGGCGCCCGGCCCGGCCGCCGTTTCGGGGCTGACGCCGCTGGCGTCCTTGCTGCGCATCACCGATCCCGATTTACGCACGCTGCTTCACGACTGGCTGCGCGACGTGTACGTGGGCAGCGATTTGCACAAGTGCCTGTCGCAGCGCGCCGATTTGCCCCAGGGTGGCGTTTATGTGGTGAAAGAGGGGCATCTCATCGATTGCCACAGCGTCCGGTTCTATGCGCCTGATTCCGAGCAGGCCGGCATGCTGGCGCGGCAGCAGGAAATCGAGAACCTGCAGCGTGAAATCAAGGCCCGGCAATTGATCGCCGACCAGGCCCTGAATGCCGTGGCGCGCGCCGAAACGGCCTGGCAGCAGGTTTCGCAAGCCATGGCTCCGGCCCGGCTGCGCGTCGCCGAACTGACCCGGCGCCTGCACGATGTACAACTCGAACACTCCCGTCTGCAGCAGCTTGCGCAGCAGTCAGGCGAGCGCGCGGCGCGCATCCGCGAAGATTTGGCCGAAATCGCTTTGCAGCAGGAAGAGCTGCGCGCCGGCAAAGAAGAGGCCGAAGCGCGCTTTGAAACGCTGGATGTCGAATTGGGCGAACATCAATCGGCATTTTCCGATGCCGAAATGTCCGGTGAAGATCTGGCGCGCCAGGCCGATCAGGCGCGCCAGCACCTGCGCGAACTGGAACGCGCCGTGCAGGAGTCCGAGTTCGCCGAGCGCGCATTGCAGACACGCATTGCCGATCTCAAGCGTAATTTGCAGTTGGCGGCGGACCAGTCGCGACGCGCCTCGGACGAACTCGAAGGCCTGCAGGGCGAACTCTTCGAGCTGGATGCGTCCGCATCTCAGGCCGGCTTGCAGGAAGCGCTGGAACAGCGCGCCGGACGCGAAGAAGCCTTGAATCTTGCGCGTATCGAACTGGATAATCTGGCGGCCTTGCTGCGCACCGCCGATGAAGAGCGGGTAACACTCGAGCGCTCGCTCGAGCCGCTGCGTGCGCGCATTACCGAATTGCAGTTGCAGGAACAGGCAGCGCGGTTGTCGCTTGAACAGTTTGCCGAGCAGCTCGATGCGCAAGAGGTCGATCGCGAGCAATTACGGGCCAGCCTGGCCGACCGCTCCGAAGAGTGGCGGCGGCCCAATTGGCTGCAGTCCGAGGTGCAGAGGATTTCGCGCCAGGTCGAAAGCCTGGGTTCGGTCAACCTGGCGGCGCTCGACGAGCTCACCGCCTCGCGCGAGCGCAAGAGCTTTCTCGATTCGCAGTACCAGGATCTGCAGACCGCCATTGAAACGCTCGAAGACGCCATCCGCAAAATCGATCGTGAAACCCGGGAACTGCTGCAGGAAACCTTCAATACGGTCAACACCCATTTCGGCGAGCTGTTTCCGCGCCTGTTCGGCGGCGGCGAGGCCCGGCTTTCGATTACAGGCGACGAAATCCTCGACGCCGGGGTACAGGTCATGGCTCAGCCGCCGGGCAAGCGCAACAGCACGATCCATCTGCTGTCGGGCGGCGAAAAAGCCCTCACGGCCACCGCGCTGGTATTCGCCTTGTTCAAGCTCAATCCGGCCCCATTTTGCCTGCTCGATGAGGTCGATGCGCCGCTCGACGACGCAAACACCGAACGCTATGCCAATCTGGTTAGTAACATGAGCGAACAAACCCAGTTTTTATTTATTTCCCACAATAAAATTGCCATGCAAATGGCGAAACAGCTGGTGGGTGTGACTATGCAGGAGCAGGGTGTTTCCCGAATTGTTGCCGTGGATATCGAATCGGCTCTACAGTTGGCTGAGGTATAA
- the lplT gene encoding lysophospholipid transporter LplT, whose protein sequence is MKKGFYLVMTAQALSSVADNALLIAAIALISDLHGPDWMAPMMKWWFALAYVALAAFVGAFADSFPKGRVMFATNAIKILGCILMFCYKGFGPDPTAQLILVFCAYTLVGIGAAAYSPAKYGIVTEMLPPDLLVKGNSWIEGLTVLSIIIGTVLGGVLINPVVSKALLEYNWIQHLVHTRAEAAILLIGVVYFFAAVCTLLIPRTMVTYPKQQTHPLQLIRTFKGYVRILWSDKLGQISLAVTTLFWGAGATLQFIVIEWGARHLGYRLDQASILMGVAAVGTVVGSVVAGRVPLKRALSVLPVGIVMGLAVLLMPLVHQTWAVYCVLLLIGGLSGFFVVPMNALLQHRGHVLLSAGHSIAVQNFNEQLNILLMLAIYSLMLWLNLPINIIIVIFGLLVASLMLVFMRWNRRNHRADPSLENKIGQYGHGQALH, encoded by the coding sequence TTGAAAAAAGGCTTTTATCTGGTCATGACAGCCCAAGCGTTATCGTCTGTCGCCGATAACGCGCTGCTAATCGCCGCCATAGCGCTTATTAGCGATTTGCACGGGCCGGACTGGATGGCGCCTATGATGAAATGGTGGTTCGCCCTGGCCTACGTGGCGCTGGCCGCCTTCGTGGGCGCATTCGCCGATTCCTTCCCCAAAGGCCGGGTGATGTTCGCCACCAACGCCATCAAGATACTCGGCTGCATCCTGATGTTCTGCTACAAGGGCTTCGGCCCGGACCCGACAGCGCAACTGATACTGGTTTTTTGCGCCTATACGCTGGTGGGCATTGGCGCGGCCGCCTACTCGCCCGCCAAGTACGGCATTGTCACCGAAATGCTGCCGCCCGACCTGCTGGTCAAGGGCAATAGCTGGATAGAAGGGTTGACCGTCCTGTCGATTATTATCGGAACGGTGCTGGGCGGAGTCCTGATCAACCCTGTCGTATCCAAAGCGCTGCTCGAGTACAACTGGATCCAGCATCTGGTGCATACCCGGGCCGAAGCGGCCATTCTGCTGATCGGCGTGGTGTACTTTTTTGCGGCGGTCTGCACCCTGTTGATTCCGCGCACCATGGTCACCTACCCCAAGCAGCAAACCCATCCGCTGCAGCTTATCCGCACCTTCAAAGGCTATGTGCGCATCTTGTGGAGCGACAAGCTCGGGCAGATCTCGCTGGCTGTCACGACATTGTTCTGGGGAGCGGGGGCAACGCTGCAATTCATCGTAATCGAATGGGGCGCGCGCCATCTAGGGTACCGGCTGGATCAGGCATCCATTCTGATGGGCGTGGCCGCCGTAGGAACCGTGGTCGGCTCGGTGGTGGCCGGGCGTGTTCCGCTCAAGCGTGCCTTATCGGTACTTCCCGTAGGCATTGTCATGGGTCTGGCCGTGCTGCTGATGCCGCTGGTGCACCAGACCTGGGCGGTTTATTGCGTCTTGCTGCTGATAGGGGGCTTATCGGGATTCTTTGTCGTGCCCATGAATGCGCTGCTGCAGCATCGAGGCCACGTCCTGCTGTCGGCCGGCCATTCGATTGCCGTGCAAAACTTCAACGAACAACTGAATATTCTGCTGATGCTGGCCATCTATAGCCTGATGCTATGGCTGAACCTGCCCATCAATATCATTATCGTGATTTTCGGCCTGCTGGTGGCAAGCCTGATGCTGGTCTTTATGCGCTGGAATCGTCGCAATCACCGGGCCGATCCGAGCCTGGAGAACAAAATCGGCCAATACGGCCATGGCCAGGCCTTGCATTAG